The following are encoded in a window of Drosophila simulans strain w501 chromosome 3L, Prin_Dsim_3.1, whole genome shotgun sequence genomic DNA:
- the LOC27206855 gene encoding putative odorant receptor 71a isoform X2, with the protein MDYDRIRPVRFLTGVLKWWRLWPRKESISTPDWTNWQAYALHVPFTFLFVLLLWLEAIRSRDIQHTADVLLICLTTTALGGKMINIWKYAHVAQGILFEWSTWDLFELRSKQEVDMWRFEHRRFNRVIMFYCLCSVGVIPLIVIQPLFDIPNRLPFWMWTPFDWQQPVLFWYAFIYQVTTIPIICICNVTMDVVNWYLMLHLSLCLRMLGQRLSKLQHDDKDLREKFLELVHLHQRLKQQALGIEIFISKSTFTQILVSSLIICFTIYSMQMSPVLQDLPGFAAMMQYLVAMIMQVMLPTIYGNAVIDSANMLTDSLYNSDWPDMNSRMRRLVLMFMVYLNRPVTLKAGGFFHIGLPLFTKTMNQAYSLLALLLNMNQ; encoded by the exons ATGGACTACGATCGAATTCGACCGGTGCGATTTTTGACGGGAGTGCTGAAATGGTGGCGTCTCTGGCCGCGGAAGGAATCCATCTCCACGCCAGACTGGACTAACTGGCAGGCATATGCCTTGCACGTTCCATTTACCTTCTTGTTTGTGTTGCTTCTGTGGTTGGAGGCAATCAGGAGCAGGGATATACAGCATACCGCCGATGTCCTTTTGATTTGCCTGACCACCACTGCCTTGGGAGGTAAAATGATCAATATCTGGAAGTATGCCCATGTGGCCCAAGGCATTTTGTTCGAATGGAGCACGTGGGATCTTTTCGAGCTGAGGAGCAAACAGGAAGTGGATATGTGGCGATTCGAGCATCGACGTTTCAATCGTGTTATTATGTTTTACTGTTTGTGCAGTGTTGGTGTCATCCCACTGATTGTGATTCAACCGTTGTTTGATATCCCAAATCGATTGCCCTTCTGGATGTGGACACCATTCGATTGGCAGCAGCCTGTGCTCTTTTGGTATGCCTTCATCTATCAGGTCACAACCATTCCCATTATCTGTATTTGCAACGTAACCATGGACGTTGTTAATTGGTACTTGATGCTGCATCTGTCCTTGTGTTTGCGAATGTTGGGCCAGCGATTGAGTAAGCTTCAGCATGATGACAAGGATCTGAGGGAGAAGTTCCTGGAACTGGTCCATCTCCACCAGCGACTCAAGCAACAGGCCTTGGGCATTGAAATCTTCATTTCGAAGAGCACGTTCACCCAAATCCTGGTCAGCTCCCTAATCATTTGCTTCACCATTTACAGCATGCAGATG AGTCCCGTCTTGCAGGACTTGCCAGGATTTGCCGCCATGATGCAGTACCTAGTGGCCATGATCATGCAAGTCATGCTACCCACCATATATGGTAACGCCGTCATCGATTCTGCAAATATGTTGACCGATTCCCTATACAATTCGGATTGGCCGGATATGAATTCCCGTATGCGGAGACTAGTTTTAATGTTTATGGTGTACTTAAATCGACCGGTGACCCTAAAAGCTGGTGGCTTTTTTCATATTGGCTTGCCTTTGTTTACCAAG ACCATGAATCAAGCATACAGTTTGCTGGCCTTGCTGCTCAACATGAATCAATAG
- the LOC27206855 gene encoding putative odorant receptor 71a isoform X1, translating to MDYDRIRPVRFLTGVLKWWRLWPRKESISTPDWTNWQAYALHVPFTFLFVLLLWLEAIRSRDIQHTADVLLICLTTTALGGKMINIWKYAHVAQGILFEWSTWDLFELRSKQEVDMWRFEHRRFNRVIMFYCLCSVGVIPLIVIQPLFDIPNRLPFWMWTPFDWQQPVLFWYAFIYQVTTIPIICICNVTMDVVNWYLMLHLSLCLRMLGQRLSKLQHDDKDLREKFLELVHLHQRLKQQALGIEIFISKSTFTQILVSSLIICFTIYSMQMSPVLQDLPGFAAMMQYLVAMIMQVMLPTIYGNAVIDSANMLTDSLYNSDWPDMNSRMRRLVLMFMVYLNRPVTLKAGGFFHIGLPLFTKVVFSSLENPCISYLYFRP from the exons ATGGACTACGATCGAATTCGACCGGTGCGATTTTTGACGGGAGTGCTGAAATGGTGGCGTCTCTGGCCGCGGAAGGAATCCATCTCCACGCCAGACTGGACTAACTGGCAGGCATATGCCTTGCACGTTCCATTTACCTTCTTGTTTGTGTTGCTTCTGTGGTTGGAGGCAATCAGGAGCAGGGATATACAGCATACCGCCGATGTCCTTTTGATTTGCCTGACCACCACTGCCTTGGGAGGTAAAATGATCAATATCTGGAAGTATGCCCATGTGGCCCAAGGCATTTTGTTCGAATGGAGCACGTGGGATCTTTTCGAGCTGAGGAGCAAACAGGAAGTGGATATGTGGCGATTCGAGCATCGACGTTTCAATCGTGTTATTATGTTTTACTGTTTGTGCAGTGTTGGTGTCATCCCACTGATTGTGATTCAACCGTTGTTTGATATCCCAAATCGATTGCCCTTCTGGATGTGGACACCATTCGATTGGCAGCAGCCTGTGCTCTTTTGGTATGCCTTCATCTATCAGGTCACAACCATTCCCATTATCTGTATTTGCAACGTAACCATGGACGTTGTTAATTGGTACTTGATGCTGCATCTGTCCTTGTGTTTGCGAATGTTGGGCCAGCGATTGAGTAAGCTTCAGCATGATGACAAGGATCTGAGGGAGAAGTTCCTGGAACTGGTCCATCTCCACCAGCGACTCAAGCAACAGGCCTTGGGCATTGAAATCTTCATTTCGAAGAGCACGTTCACCCAAATCCTGGTCAGCTCCCTAATCATTTGCTTCACCATTTACAGCATGCAGATG AGTCCCGTCTTGCAGGACTTGCCAGGATTTGCCGCCATGATGCAGTACCTAGTGGCCATGATCATGCAAGTCATGCTACCCACCATATATGGTAACGCCGTCATCGATTCTGCAAATATGTTGACCGATTCCCTATACAATTCGGATTGGCCGGATATGAATTCCCGTATGCGGAGACTAGTTTTAATGTTTATGGTGTACTTAAATCGACCGGTGACCCTAAAAGCTGGTGGCTTTTTTCATATTGGCTTGCCTTTGTTTACCAAGGTTGTATTTTCTTCTCTGGAAAATCCTTGTATAAGTTATCTTTATTTCAGACCATGA
- the LOC6738108 gene encoding putative uncharacterized protein DDB_G0271606, with product MQLKAPKSRNMASLKDEEQAATTSNSTHSLNNNNNTNNINNNHSSSSNNNKNEDDPKVRKENLEARKQALEQRLSEKSWLLQQIQKQETAIINGNYEHMTVNEFFVQLAQQYKHEQQLQALARENSSILRRKQSTTSRESRESQMTINNNNRQSETLSNRSSEYDNYQPTSSAGAGDMLVIGVAQQQAQQQPPLVKSALKKRPTPTPSQMQYMRQQHQQQAHLAMNMNYQRSQPDVISMYSANSSNVATLRQPPQVAPQQQPIIVQCDKYYLSPTHQSYNEGGFIKSSQNIKKYVSPMASPSNISYEQQQQRNPLHHQRQLDAISLAPSYVSVDMEAAQHQQQYRWRSQSHIAPLTPPQLGIIEVKSHSSDMLAVPMPPSRFPPHDEISLSSSSTTIEKKPKPKQWLESSLDGPAVIRQMDSQPHSPAGSSNGSSNPGAAAMVSSKPRAKLSSQSMSVAGRHYSMSNQRPTPNYPSASYAVNTSSKALLSQSTSYLNAMEQTLGISVSYPLEPLDIPALRNLPPKPSQMQQPTPPPRPPPANQAHTQNQNLSHSANGSSSGLGHGNAVQTALVSPPVTVATASLSPDIRIESPKNMTVVQQATFQPYKEVTKPFEMSDFYKYSTKFKQKEGGNPN from the coding sequence ATGCAATTGAAAGCGCCCAAGAGCAGAAATATGGCCAGTCTTAAAGATGAAGAGCAGGCGGCAACTACAAGCAACTCCACGCACAGtctcaacaacaacaacaatacgaataacataaacaataaccacagcagcagtagcaacaacaataaaaacgagGATGATCCAAAGGTTAGGAAGGAGAATCTGGAGGCCAGGAAACAGGCCCTGGAGCAGCGTCTCAGCGAAAAGAGCTGGCTGCTGCAGCAAATCCAGAAACAGGAGACTGCCATTATCAATGGCAACTACGAGCACATGACGGTCAATGAGTTTTTCGTCCAATTAGCACAACAGTACAAAcatgagcagcagctgcaagcGTTGGCAAGGGAAAACAGCTCAATTCTGAGGAGAAAACAAAGTACAACGAGTCGGGAAAGTCGCGAGAGCCAAATGACcatcaacaataacaatcgACAGTCGGAAACGCTGTCGAATCGCAGTTCAGAATATGACAATTACCAGCCCACCTCATCGGCGGGGGCGGGCGATATGCTGGTGATTGGCGTGgcccagcagcaggcgcaacaACAACCGCCTCTGGTGAAGAGTGCCCTGAAGAAGCGACCCACACCCACGCCGAGCCAAATGCAGTATATGcgccagcagcatcagcaacaagCTCATTTAGCGATGAACATGAACTACCAGAGATCACAGCCGGATGTCATATCCATGTACTCGGCGAATTCATCCAATGTAGCAACTTTAAGGCAACCGCCACAAGTGGCGCCCCAGCAGCAACCAATTATAGTGCAGTGCGATAAATATTACCTATCGCCCACCCATCAAAGTTACAATGAGGGCGGCTTTATCAAATCAAGTCAGAACATCAAGAAATATGTGTCCCCAATGGCATCGCCCAGTAATATCAGctacgagcagcagcaacagcgtaATCCTTTACATCACCAGCGCCAGCTAGATGCTATATCCCTGGCGCCCAGCTATGTTTCCGTGGACATGGAAGCTGcccagcatcagcagcaataTCGCTGGCGTTCTCAGTCACACATAGCACCCTTAACTCCTCCACAATTGGGCATAATAGAGGTGAAATCGCACTCCAGCGATATGCTGGCGGTGCCTATGCCACCCAGCCGTTTTCCGCCGCACGATGAGATCTCACTGTCATCCTCGTCCACGACCATTGAGAAGaagcccaagcccaagcaGTGGCTGGAATCTTCGCTAGATGGGCCAGCTGTTATCAGGCAGATGGATTCACAGCCCCACAGTCCAGCTGGGAGTAGTAATGGGAGTAGTAATCCCGGCGCAGCTGCCATGGTCTCAAGTAAACCCCGCGCCAAGCTCTCCTCGCAGTCCATGTCGGTAGCGGGTCGTCACTATTCCATGTCCAACCAGCGGCCGACTCCGAATTATCCCAGTGCCAGCTATGCGGTGAATACCAGTTCGAAAGCCCTGCTCAGTCAATCGACTTCGTATCTCAATGCCATGGAGCAAACTTTAGGTATATCGGTGTCGTATCCGCTGGAACCTCTGGACATACCAGCACTGCGAAATTTACCACCTAAGCCAAGTCAAATGCAGCAGCCAACGCCGCCGCCCAGACCGCCACCCGCAAATCAGGCTCATACTCAGAATCAGAACCTAAGTCACAGTGCTAATGGCAGTTCAAGCGGACTTGGTCATGGCAATGCTGTACAAACAGCGCTGGTGTCACCGCCAGTAACAGTGGCCACGGCCAGTTTATCGCCGGATATTCGCATCGAGTCGCCCAAAAACATGACCGTAGTTCAGCAGGCCACTTTCCAGCCGTACAAAGAGGTGACGAAACCCTTCGAGATGTCCGATTTCTACAAATACTCCACCAAATTTAAGCAAAAGGAGGGCGGAAATCCCAATTGA
- the LOC6738109 gene encoding glycine--tRNA ligase isoform X2: protein MSLQLLKALPHLRSATTAVRTHIARTTWSEHIATTVFFGTTTTKATPAAPPPPPPTQPQQPVPPATTSWGTKKQNRKVKLRSAAAEFIMSNPEIEAQLAPLRERVQEQGNLVRDLKAKGAPEIDVKKAVAELKARKKLLEDKELALTPSVVSFDRAKMEDLLKRRFFYDQSFAIYGGITGQYDFGPMGCALKSNILALWRQYFALEEQMLEVDCSILTPEPVLKASGHVERFADLMVKDVKTGECFRLDHLIKQALEKLSKAKDATPALQAECEDIIIKLDGLNKQELAGVLAKYNIKSPLTGNDLTEPIEFNLMFATQIGPTGLVKGFLRPETAQGIFVNFKRLLEFNQGKLPFAVAQIGNSFRNEISPRSGLIRVREFTMAEIEHFCDPVLKDHPKFGNIKSEKLTLYSACNQMDGKSAAQVQIGEAVASKLVANETLGYYMARIQQFLLAIGIKPECLRFRQHMSNEMAHYACDCWDAEILTSYGWVECVGCADRSAYDLGQHTAATGVRLVAEKRLPAPKTVEVSEIVPNKQALGKTFKKEAKNITDALAKLSLEEITKVEEQLAGDGQYKLTTADGQSHDLGKDTISVKHSTKTVHVEEFIPSVVEPSFGIGRIMYSLLEHSFQCRDGDEQRCYFTLPPLVAPIKCSILPLSNNTDFQPYTQKLSSALTKAELSHKVDDSSGSIGRRYARTDEIAIPYGITVDFDTLKEPHTVTLRDRNTMKQVRVGLEEVVGVVKDLSTAKTTWENVTEQYPLFEQQEASK from the coding sequence ATGTCATTGCAGTTGTTGAAAGCGCTACCCCACCTGCGCAGCGCCACCACAGCCGTGAGAACTCACATTGCGAGAACAACGTGGAGCGAGCACATTGCCACGACAGTGTTTTTTGGCACCACTACCACAAAAGCTACTCCcgccgcaccaccaccacctccacccaCGCAACCGCAGCAGCCAGTTCCACCTGCAACCACAAGTTGGGGCACCAAGAAGCAAAATAGAAAGGTAAAACTAAGATCCGCCGCTGCCGAGTTCATCATGTCGAATCCGGAGATTGAGGCCCAACTTGCCCCATTGAGGGAACGAGTTCAGGAGCAGGGTAACCTGGTGAGGGATCTCAAGGCGAAGGGTGCCCCCGAGATCGATGTGAAAAAGGCAGTAGCCGAGCTGAAGGCTCGCAAGAAGCTGCTGGAGGACAAGGAGCTCGCCCTGACCCCCAGTGTCGTTAGTTTCGATCGCGCGAAGATGGAGGATCTACTCAAACGTCGCTTCTTCTACGACCAGAGTTTTGCCATTTATGGCGGCATCACCGGCCAGTACGATTTTGGGCCCATGGGCTGTGCCCTCAAGTCCAACATTCTGGCCCTGTGGCGTCAGTATTTCGCCCTCGAAGAGCAAATGCTGGAGGTGGACTGCTCCATTCTGACTCCCGAACCTGTGCTCAAAGCCTCTGGTCATGTGGAGCGTTTCGCTGATCTGATGGTCAAGGATGTCAAGACCGGCGAGTGCTTCCGCCTGGATCATCTCATTAAGCAGGCTTTGGAAAAGCTGTCTAAGGCCAAGGATGCAACTCCCGCCCTGCAGGCCGAGTGTGAGGATATTATCATTAAACTGGATGGCCTGAACAAACAGGAATTGGCTGGTGTCCTGGCCAAATACAACATCAAATCTCCCTTAACCGGCAATGATTTAACAGAACCCATTGAGTTCAACCTGATGTTTGCCACCCAAATTGGACCCACTGGCTTGGTCAAGGGATTCCTGCGGCCCGAAACTGCCCAGGGTATCTTCGTCAACTTCAAGCGACTGTTGGAATTCAATCAAGGCAAGCTTCCCTTCGCTGTGGCTCAAATTGGCAACTCCTTCCGCAATGAAATCTCACCCCGATCGGGCTTGATCCGTGTGCGAGAGTTCACCATGGCGGAGATTGAACATTTCTGTGATCCCGTGCTCAAGGATCATCCCAAATTTGGCAACATCAAATCGGAGAAGTTGACCCTTTACTCGGCCTGCAACCAGATGGATGGAAAGTCTGCCGCCCAGGTGCAAATCGGCGAAGCAGTGGCATCCAAACTGGTGGCTAACGAGACACTTGGTTACTATATGGCCCGCATTCAGCAGTTCCTTTTGGCTATTGGAATCAAACCGGAGTGCTTGCGATTCCGGCAGCACATGTCCAATGAGATGGCTCACTATGCCTGCGATTGCTGGGATGCCGAAATCCTTACCTCCTACGGATGGGTGGAGTGCGTAGGATGTGCGGATCGCAGTGCCTACGATTTGGGACAGCATACGGCCGCCACAGGTGTGCGTTTGGTGGCCGAGAAGCGTCTGCCGGCTCCCAAAACTGTGGAGGTCAGCGAGATTGTGCCCAACAAGCAGGCTCTCGGCAAGACCTTCAAGAAGGAGGCAAAGAACATCACGGATGCGTTGGCTAAGCTTTCGCTGGAGGAGATAACCAAGGTAGAGGAACAGTTGGCTGGCGATGGTCAATACAAACTGACCACGGCGGATGGCCAAAGCCACGATCTCGGAAAGGACACCATCAGCGTTAAGCACTCTACGAAAACGGTCCATGTGGAGGAGTTCATCCCGAGTGTGGTTGAGCCTTCATTCGGCATTGGTCGCATCATGTACTCCCTGTTGGAGCACAGTTTCCAGTGCCGCGACGGCGACGAGCAGCGATGCTACTTTACGCTACCGCCTCTGGTGGCGCCCATCAAGTGCTCCATCCTTCCGCTGTCCAACAACACCGACTTCCAACCTTACACTCAGAAACTGTCTTCTGCCCTGACCAAGGCGGAACTTTCGCACAAGGTGGACGACTCCAGCGGCTCCATTGGCAGGCGGTATGCCCGCACGGATGAGATTGCCATTCCCTATGGCATCACCGTGGACTTCGACACTCTAAAGGAACCGCATACGGTGACTCTGCGGGATCGAAATACTATGAAACAGGTGCGCGTCGGTCTGGAGGAGGTTGTGGGCGTCGTCAAGGACTTGTCGACGGCGAAAACCACCTGGGAGAATGTCACCGAGCAGTATCCTCTGTTCGAGCAGCAGGAAGCCAGCAAGTAA
- the LOC6738109 gene encoding glycine--tRNA ligase isoform X1 → MSNPEIEAQLAPLRERVQEQGNLVRDLKAKGAPEIDVKKAVAELKARKKLLEDKELALTPSVVSFDRAKMEDLLKRRFFYDQSFAIYGGITGQYDFGPMGCALKSNILALWRQYFALEEQMLEVDCSILTPEPVLKASGHVERFADLMVKDVKTGECFRLDHLIKQALEKLSKAKDATPALQAECEDIIIKLDGLNKQELAGVLAKYNIKSPLTGNDLTEPIEFNLMFATQIGPTGLVKGFLRPETAQGIFVNFKRLLEFNQGKLPFAVAQIGNSFRNEISPRSGLIRVREFTMAEIEHFCDPVLKDHPKFGNIKSEKLTLYSACNQMDGKSAAQVQIGEAVASKLVANETLGYYMARIQQFLLAIGIKPECLRFRQHMSNEMAHYACDCWDAEILTSYGWVECVGCADRSAYDLGQHTAATGVRLVAEKRLPAPKTVEVSEIVPNKQALGKTFKKEAKNITDALAKLSLEEITKVEEQLAGDGQYKLTTADGQSHDLGKDTISVKHSTKTVHVEEFIPSVVEPSFGIGRIMYSLLEHSFQCRDGDEQRCYFTLPPLVAPIKCSILPLSNNTDFQPYTQKLSSALTKAELSHKVDDSSGSIGRRYARTDEIAIPYGITVDFDTLKEPHTVTLRDRNTMKQVRVGLEEVVGVVKDLSTAKTTWENVTEQYPLFEQQEASK, encoded by the coding sequence ATGTCGAATCCGGAGATTGAGGCCCAACTTGCCCCATTGAGGGAACGAGTTCAGGAGCAGGGTAACCTGGTGAGGGATCTCAAGGCGAAGGGTGCCCCCGAGATCGATGTGAAAAAGGCAGTAGCCGAGCTGAAGGCTCGCAAGAAGCTGCTGGAGGACAAGGAGCTCGCCCTGACCCCCAGTGTCGTTAGTTTCGATCGCGCGAAGATGGAGGATCTACTCAAACGTCGCTTCTTCTACGACCAGAGTTTTGCCATTTATGGCGGCATCACCGGCCAGTACGATTTTGGGCCCATGGGCTGTGCCCTCAAGTCCAACATTCTGGCCCTGTGGCGTCAGTATTTCGCCCTCGAAGAGCAAATGCTGGAGGTGGACTGCTCCATTCTGACTCCCGAACCTGTGCTCAAAGCCTCTGGTCATGTGGAGCGTTTCGCTGATCTGATGGTCAAGGATGTCAAGACCGGCGAGTGCTTCCGCCTGGATCATCTCATTAAGCAGGCTTTGGAAAAGCTGTCTAAGGCCAAGGATGCAACTCCCGCCCTGCAGGCCGAGTGTGAGGATATTATCATTAAACTGGATGGCCTGAACAAACAGGAATTGGCTGGTGTCCTGGCCAAATACAACATCAAATCTCCCTTAACCGGCAATGATTTAACAGAACCCATTGAGTTCAACCTGATGTTTGCCACCCAAATTGGACCCACTGGCTTGGTCAAGGGATTCCTGCGGCCCGAAACTGCCCAGGGTATCTTCGTCAACTTCAAGCGACTGTTGGAATTCAATCAAGGCAAGCTTCCCTTCGCTGTGGCTCAAATTGGCAACTCCTTCCGCAATGAAATCTCACCCCGATCGGGCTTGATCCGTGTGCGAGAGTTCACCATGGCGGAGATTGAACATTTCTGTGATCCCGTGCTCAAGGATCATCCCAAATTTGGCAACATCAAATCGGAGAAGTTGACCCTTTACTCGGCCTGCAACCAGATGGATGGAAAGTCTGCCGCCCAGGTGCAAATCGGCGAAGCAGTGGCATCCAAACTGGTGGCTAACGAGACACTTGGTTACTATATGGCCCGCATTCAGCAGTTCCTTTTGGCTATTGGAATCAAACCGGAGTGCTTGCGATTCCGGCAGCACATGTCCAATGAGATGGCTCACTATGCCTGCGATTGCTGGGATGCCGAAATCCTTACCTCCTACGGATGGGTGGAGTGCGTAGGATGTGCGGATCGCAGTGCCTACGATTTGGGACAGCATACGGCCGCCACAGGTGTGCGTTTGGTGGCCGAGAAGCGTCTGCCGGCTCCCAAAACTGTGGAGGTCAGCGAGATTGTGCCCAACAAGCAGGCTCTCGGCAAGACCTTCAAGAAGGAGGCAAAGAACATCACGGATGCGTTGGCTAAGCTTTCGCTGGAGGAGATAACCAAGGTAGAGGAACAGTTGGCTGGCGATGGTCAATACAAACTGACCACGGCGGATGGCCAAAGCCACGATCTCGGAAAGGACACCATCAGCGTTAAGCACTCTACGAAAACGGTCCATGTGGAGGAGTTCATCCCGAGTGTGGTTGAGCCTTCATTCGGCATTGGTCGCATCATGTACTCCCTGTTGGAGCACAGTTTCCAGTGCCGCGACGGCGACGAGCAGCGATGCTACTTTACGCTACCGCCTCTGGTGGCGCCCATCAAGTGCTCCATCCTTCCGCTGTCCAACAACACCGACTTCCAACCTTACACTCAGAAACTGTCTTCTGCCCTGACCAAGGCGGAACTTTCGCACAAGGTGGACGACTCCAGCGGCTCCATTGGCAGGCGGTATGCCCGCACGGATGAGATTGCCATTCCCTATGGCATCACCGTGGACTTCGACACTCTAAAGGAACCGCATACGGTGACTCTGCGGGATCGAAATACTATGAAACAGGTGCGCGTCGGTCTGGAGGAGGTTGTGGGCGTCGTCAAGGACTTGTCGACGGCGAAAACCACCTGGGAGAATGTCACCGAGCAGTATCCTCTGTTCGAGCAGCAGGAAGCCAGCAAGTAA
- the LOC6738111 gene encoding uncharacterized protein LOC6738111 yields MDERASGAGAGAGDGALREGDGLTAHSTHRSCLDLSTPLKIWSWFGHGHRWRRHGRRDHRGGGAVPGGGQADDPTGSRQQYHSQRSPRTRTHTQANKRIVIALDRSINKLASVVVTVATNLLEGRARVFDFGGRALFAPLDNTATPLSSLFVSLTPCGYNQTRGLCNNNSLTTIDAHTDTRRTLTLAQMGKILKNCQNKRPDIFRMSKTRYTIHTIYHIMGRALENSPCS; encoded by the exons ATGGATGAACGGGCTAgcggggcgggggcgggggcgggtgATGGTGCGTTGCGAGAGGGAGATGGACTGACCGCCCATTCCACTCATCGAAGTTGCTTGGACCTATCCACACCACTCAAA ATCTGGAGTTGGTTCGGACATGGCCACAGGTGGCGCCGGCATGGTCGACGAGATCACCGAGGTGGTGGAGCTGTCCCTGGAGGAGGCCAAGCGGATGACCCAACAGGGAGCCGTCAACAATATCACA GTCAACGCTCtccacgcacacgcacacacacgcaggcaaacaaacgcaTCGTAATTGCATTGGACcgttcaataaataaattggcaagtgttgttgttactgttgcTACCAATTTGCTGGAAGGGAGAGCCAGA gtttttgattttggcGGGAGAGCGCTTTTTGCCCCTCTCGATAACACTGCCACACCGCTCTCTTCCCTTTTCGTCTCGCTCACGCCATGTGGTTACAACCAGACGCGTGGCctttgcaacaacaacagtctTACAACAATAGATGCACATACTGACACTCgccgcacactcacactcgcacagatgggcaaaatattgaaaaattgccaaaataagAGACCAGACATTTTTCGAATGTCGAAAACAAGATATACTATACACACCATATATCATATAATGGGAAGAGCTCTTGAAAACTCACCATGCTCATAA
- the LOC6738112 gene encoding uncharacterized protein LOC6738112 isoform X2 has translation MAPKKSTIVLNVEQFIHDIEERPAIWNRNFHCNKAFLEQMWDELSGAHKLPKIVLKAKWKGLRDNFRVEYKRIPRADNGDFMVDPATFESKWLHYYALLFLTDHMRHRLPKNEQDQSFYFNQQSEDCEKTVVEPDLTNGLIRRLQDSDEDYDEEEMEADGEASEATMEETMPTPPAAHQMNQVSTTPLATGALRAQEEAHQHALIKAGLLRAQLMELEKEAEDLSRKPPPPQHQTSPVAPSLQVLVEPPAAHCSPPPMVTTTSAQVQQPGSAAVLAPATTTSASSVSSNGAPMGGKRSVSPPPLYNKAHHPLATLAAAHLAAKDRNEDFGATSAVGGNGDHLSFTQHSYANGLIPALKLKRPRLSEDSNFNGSSTMDTPLVPEDDDYHYLLSLHPYMKQLTAAQKLRIRTKIQKLIFKELYKEDLEESK, from the exons ATGGCGCCAAAAAAGTCCACCATCGTGCTCAATGTGGAGCAGTTTATTCACGACATCGAGGAGCGCCCGGCCATCTGGAACCGCAACTTCCACTGCAACAAGGCCTTCCTCGAGCAGATGTGGGACGAGCTGAGCGGAGCGCACAAGCTGCCAA AGATCGTTCTCAAGGCCAAGTGGAAGGGACTTCGAGACAATTTCCGTGTGGAGTACAAAAGGATACCGCGGGCAGATAACGGTGATTTTATGGTGGATCCGGCCACCTTTGAGTCCAAATGGCTGCACTATTATGCATTGTTGTTTCTAA CTGACCACATGCGTCATCGTTTGCCAAAGAACGAACAGGATCAGTCATTTTACTTCAACCAGCAAAGCGAGGACTGTGAAAAGACAGTGGTGGAGCCGGATTTAACAAACGGTCTAATACGTCGTCTGCAGGACAGCGACGAGGATTACGACGAGGAGGAAATGGAGGCAGACGGAGAGGCTAGCGAAGCCACCATGGAGGAAACGATGCCCACGCCACCGGCTGCGCATCAAATGAATCAAGTTAGCACCACACCACTGGCCACCGGAGCTTTGCGGGCACAAGAAGAGGCACATCAGCACGCGTTAATCAAGGCAGGATTATTGCGCGCTCAGTTGATGGAGCTGGAAAAGGAGGCGGAGGACTTGAGCAGAAAGCCACCTCCGCCACAGCACCAGACATCTCCAGTGGCACCCTCACTACAAGTGCTGGTGGAACCACCAGCCGCACACTGTTCTCCGCCGCCAATGGTGACCACCACATCCGCACAAGTACAACAACCGGGCTCAGCAGCTGTTCTGGCGCCGGCAACGACCACATCCGCGTCATCTGTGTCCTCGAACGGAGCGCCAATGGGCGGCAAGAGATCTGTGTCGCCACCGCCACTATACAACAAAGCACACCATCCGCTGGCCACTCTGGCAGCAGCACACCTTGCGGCCAAAGACCGAAATGAGGATTTCGGAGCCACCTCTGCTGTAGGAGGTAACGGAGATCACCTGAGCTTCACTCAACACTCCTATGCCAATGGACTGATACCCGCCCTTAAGCTGAAGCGGCCGCGTCTCTCCGAGGATAGCAACTTTAATGGTTCCTCGACAATGGACACTCCGCTCGTACCAGAGGACGATGACTACCACTACTTGCTCAGCCTGCATCCGTACATGAAGCAGCTGACCGCAGCCCAAAAGCTGCGCATACGCACCAAGATACAAAAGCTCATCTTCAAGGAACTCTACAAAGAGGATCTGGAGGAGTCCAAGTAG